From Methanosarcinales archaeon:
CGCCATTGCAGCTTTTTCAGACGATCATATGAACGATCTGCTTGAGCTTGATGGAGTGGAACAATTTGTAATATATATTGCATCTGTGGGGAAAAAATAAAGTTGGGTTTTGAAAACCATTATCATGGTGACTAAACTCAGCCACCAGCTGTGCAGGGGCAGTGAAAATGTACCTGTAATTCTTAGAATATCAGAGTTAAAAGACCTTATCGGGAAGTCCTAGATCTCACTGGGTACGATGGTATTGAGCTTGACGTGCTGAAGACCTTTATGTTTGACAAGATTTTCAAATATCTCTTTTATCCGTTTGCCTTCTCCCTGTAGGATTATGACTTCCATGCAATTATCATGGTTCATATGGACATGGACTGAAGATTTGATTACATCTACATATTTATGTTGGATCTCGCTCAGGACGTCCTCAATACCCCTCTGGTGGTGATTGTACGCCAGGGTTATTGTGCCTACCCGCTCACCTTCAATGCCGCTCATCCAGTCATAGTACCTGATATAACCCCTTATAGCATCCCTGATACCTTCTGAGCGG
This genomic window contains:
- the nikR gene encoding nickel-responsive transcriptional regulator NikR, which encodes MEKDLTRIGISLPENLLNKFDIIINNRGYSSRSEGIRDAIRGYIRYYDWMSGIEGERVGTITLAYNHHQRGIEDVLSEIQHKYVDVIKSSVHVHMNHDNCMEVIILQGEGKRIKEIFENLVKHKGLQHVKLNTIVPSEI